One window of the Asticcacaulis sp. SL142 genome contains the following:
- a CDS encoding peptidylprolyl isomerase, translated as MKMWGMGLIALIMASGAHAADWKPLDADNTLVVDTSKGRVIIALSPEMAPQAAERIKTLTRRGFYDGLLFHRVIPQFVVQTGNPNNKDGGKSDLPNLALESVFNLKTTPHYTAARPVTGAVGFIGATPFASTDDYHIKTGTVRAWGTHCAGVVGMGRDDEPKNSANSELYITLSDVSRLDRDYTVVGRVVSGFEIVKALNAGEPPTAPDAMTRVRVLADIAATERPKLEVMDVSGAAFAAHVKAKRNERGADFSVCDITVPVRAVR; from the coding sequence ATGAAGATGTGGGGGATGGGCTTAATCGCCCTGATAATGGCGAGTGGTGCACACGCCGCGGACTGGAAGCCGCTCGATGCCGACAATACGCTGGTGGTCGATACATCCAAAGGGCGAGTGATTATCGCCCTGTCGCCCGAAATGGCCCCACAGGCGGCCGAACGCATCAAGACCCTAACGCGTCGCGGGTTCTATGACGGGCTGCTGTTCCACCGGGTCATCCCGCAATTTGTGGTTCAAACCGGTAATCCCAACAATAAGGATGGCGGCAAAAGCGACCTGCCGAACCTTGCGCTGGAGTCCGTATTTAATCTGAAAACCACGCCGCATTATACCGCTGCGCGGCCTGTGACCGGTGCGGTCGGCTTTATTGGGGCGACCCCGTTTGCCTCGACCGATGACTATCATATCAAGACCGGCACCGTTCGGGCCTGGGGGACGCACTGCGCGGGTGTGGTCGGTATGGGGCGCGATGATGAGCCCAAGAACTCAGCCAATAGTGAGCTTTATATTACCCTGTCGGACGTGTCGCGGTTGGATCGGGATTATACCGTCGTCGGGCGCGTGGTGTCTGGTTTTGAGATCGTGAAAGCCCTGAACGCCGGAGAGCCGCCCACAGCGCCGGATGCGATGACGCGGGTCAGGGTGCTGGCGGATATAGCGGCAACAGAGCGGCCCAAGCTTGAAGTTATGGATGTATCCGGGGCTGCGTTCGCGGCGCATGTCAAAGCGAAACGGAATGAGCGCGGTGCGGATTTTTCAGTGTGCGACATCACAGTTCCGGTAAGAGCTGTGCGATGA
- a CDS encoding ribbon-helix-helix domain-containing protein, whose translation MPGLKKRSVNLAGHATSVALEPEFWTVLEDMSKERRVSLAALIADLDSRRGESLLASFCRLSALAFVQAKAGGAKKKKA comes from the coding sequence ATGCCTGGTTTAAAAAAACGCTCTGTTAATCTTGCCGGACACGCCACGTCGGTGGCGCTGGAGCCGGAGTTCTGGACGGTGCTTGAGGATATGTCCAAAGAGCGCAGGGTTAGTCTGGCGGCTTTGATTGCCGACCTCGATTCCCGGCGCGGTGAATCGCTTCTGGCATCATTTTGCCGGTTGTCGGCGCTTGCCTTTGTGCAGGCTAAAGCGGGCGGTGCGAAGAAAAAGAAAGCCTGA
- a CDS encoding ATP-dependent helicase: MSAIPISVQASSHLGVSAPDYLSGLNPEQSKAVRTVTGPVLVLAGAGTGKTRVLTTRIAHILRQGLARPSEILCVTFTNKAAREMRERAERLIGPAATGLYNLGTFHSIAAQILRRHAELVGLKSTFTILDDDDQVRLLKQIIEGRRIDTKRFPPKTLAHFIDQWKNKGLLPDQVAKLNDAKKGDEGADFAFGKGAEIYAEYQDRLRVLNACDFGDLLLHTLKIFTQYHEVLAQYHARFKYILVDEYQDTNVAQYLWLRILTNADRNLCCVGDDDQSIYGWRGAEVDNILKFERDYPGAEVIRLERNYRSTKHILGAAAGLIKANSARLGKTLWTEDQAGKKVLVQGIWDSAAEAQWVSEDIEKQKKSGRAYQDMAVLVRASFQMRAFEERFLMLQIPYVVIGGPRFFERAEIRDAIAYLRLIQSPDDDLAFERIINVPKRGIGDATVQKLLMQARLAGQSVMAAVRDLIDTDELPTRARNPLTAFVRDYDRWRELAKTIKHDMLLDTVLTDASYYDMHRADKVSGQSRLDNLKEMVNSMADFEDLGAYLEHVALVMELERDAGANSVKIMTLHGAKGLEFPVVYLPGWEEGIFPSQRSMDESGLRGLEEERRLAYVGITRAREEARISFVANRQVYGRWTSQLPSRFIDEMPIEHVEAVSQTGYAQAGWTSQESRWDRAGYQPNYTKREDPKAFGGNLSGVDMSRLESRPHRPSAPAKPQPSKGLPVGTRVFHVKFGYGEVKETEGNKLIVRFETGDKKVMDSFVEKA, from the coding sequence ATGAGTGCAATCCCTATAAGCGTTCAGGCATCAAGCCATCTTGGCGTATCCGCGCCGGATTATCTGAGCGGTCTCAACCCCGAACAGTCTAAGGCTGTGCGCACGGTGACCGGGCCGGTGCTGGTGCTGGCGGGGGCGGGCACAGGCAAGACGCGCGTGCTGACGACTCGGATCGCGCATATTTTGCGTCAGGGGTTGGCGCGACCGTCTGAGATCCTGTGCGTCACCTTTACCAATAAGGCGGCGCGCGAAATGCGTGAACGGGCCGAGCGTCTGATCGGGCCCGCAGCAACCGGACTTTATAATCTGGGCACGTTCCATTCGATCGCCGCCCAGATTCTGCGCCGCCATGCCGAACTGGTGGGCCTGAAATCGACCTTTACCATCCTTGATGACGATGATCAGGTGCGTCTGCTGAAACAGATCATCGAAGGCCGCCGGATCGACACCAAGCGCTTTCCGCCCAAGACCCTGGCGCACTTCATTGATCAGTGGAAGAACAAGGGCCTGCTGCCGGATCAGGTTGCCAAGCTGAACGATGCCAAAAAAGGTGACGAAGGTGCTGATTTCGCGTTCGGCAAGGGCGCTGAGATATACGCCGAATATCAGGATCGCCTGCGCGTGCTCAATGCCTGCGATTTCGGCGATCTGTTGCTCCACACCCTCAAGATTTTCACGCAGTATCATGAGGTTCTGGCCCAGTATCACGCTCGCTTTAAGTACATTCTGGTCGATGAATATCAGGACACCAATGTCGCCCAGTATCTGTGGCTGCGGATACTAACCAATGCGGATCGTAACCTGTGCTGCGTCGGGGATGACGATCAGTCGATCTATGGCTGGCGCGGGGCGGAAGTCGATAATATCCTGAAATTCGAGCGCGATTATCCGGGCGCCGAAGTCATCAGGCTGGAGCGAAACTACCGCTCGACTAAGCACATCCTGGGGGCCGCTGCGGGGCTGATCAAGGCCAATAGCGCGCGTCTGGGCAAGACCCTGTGGACCGAAGATCAGGCGGGTAAAAAAGTCTTGGTGCAGGGCATCTGGGATTCGGCGGCTGAGGCCCAGTGGGTGTCGGAAGATATCGAAAAACAGAAAAAATCCGGCCGTGCCTATCAGGACATGGCCGTGCTGGTGCGGGCGTCGTTTCAGATGCGGGCCTTTGAAGAACGCTTCCTGATGCTGCAAATCCCCTATGTGGTCATCGGCGGGCCGCGCTTTTTCGAACGGGCGGAAATCCGTGACGCGATTGCGTATCTTAGGCTGATCCAGTCCCCGGACGACGATCTGGCGTTTGAGCGCATCATCAATGTGCCTAAGCGCGGCATTGGCGATGCGACGGTGCAAAAGCTGTTAATGCAGGCACGGCTGGCGGGCCAAAGCGTGATGGCCGCCGTGCGCGACCTGATCGACACTGATGAATTGCCGACGCGCGCCCGCAACCCCCTCACAGCCTTTGTGCGCGACTATGACCGTTGGCGTGAACTGGCCAAGACCATCAAGCATGACATGCTGCTCGATACCGTCCTGACCGATGCCAGCTATTATGACATGCACCGCGCCGATAAGGTGTCGGGTCAATCGCGGCTGGATAACCTCAAGGAAATGGTCAATTCGATGGCCGATTTCGAGGATCTGGGCGCGTACCTGGAGCATGTGGCTTTGGTCATGGAGCTTGAGCGCGATGCCGGGGCCAATTCGGTCAAGATCATGACCCTGCACGGCGCCAAGGGGCTGGAGTTTCCGGTGGTCTACCTGCCGGGCTGGGAAGAGGGCATCTTCCCGTCGCAGCGCTCAATGGACGAAAGCGGCCTGCGCGGGCTGGAGGAGGAGCGCCGGCTGGCCTATGTCGGCATCACCCGCGCTCGTGAGGAGGCCCGCATCAGTTTTGTGGCTAACCGGCAGGTCTATGGCCGCTGGACCTCGCAACTGCCGTCGCGCTTTATTGATGAAATGCCGATTGAGCATGTCGAGGCCGTGTCCCAGACCGGCTACGCCCAGGCCGGTTGGACCTCGCAGGAATCGCGCTGGGATCGCGCCGGGTATCAGCCCAACTACACCAAGCGCGAAGACCCTAAGGCGTTTGGCGGCAACCTATCGGGCGTCGATATGAGCCGTTTAGAATCGCGGCCCCACCGGCCATCAGCCCCCGCCAAGCCGCAACCGTCCAAGGGCTTGCCAGTGGGGACGCGGGTCTTCCACGTCAAGTTCGGCTATGGCGAGGTTAAGGAAACCGAGGGTAACAAACTGATTGTGCGCTTTGAGACGGGCGATAAAAAGGTCATGGACAGCTTTGTGGAAAAGGCGTGA
- a CDS encoding GIN domain-containing protein, with amino-acid sequence MRTATLTALFLATPIVAVCALSARAEAANQLELKHMAARVIVTPEDRTDIDLKVKNNPNLPKITVTVRGDKLIVSGQLAHKIKGCGRDVKISGVGTVRYDDLPVIHVRTPRDVKLSAASPTFGDIGQSRTLKLALSGCGSWQAAPVAGKLNLANSGSGDIKVASASEADIAGSGSGQIKVGAIRGRTHAVNAGSGDLDLGDIGGDLSIKTSGSGSSTINRVNGDVDIAGAGSGSFTLRDGNAPRVTISLAGSGDVQFGGTAGDVEASIAGSGDVRLGRVTGSVNKRVIGSGSVRVGP; translated from the coding sequence ATGCGCACAGCCACCCTGACCGCCCTCTTTCTCGCTACGCCGATTGTGGCGGTCTGCGCCCTCAGCGCCCGCGCCGAAGCCGCCAACCAGCTTGAACTTAAACACATGGCCGCCCGCGTCATCGTCACTCCCGAAGACCGGACGGACATTGATCTTAAGGTCAAAAACAACCCTAACCTGCCGAAAATTACCGTCACTGTCAGAGGCGACAAGCTGATCGTCAGCGGGCAATTGGCTCATAAGATCAAGGGCTGCGGCCGCGATGTCAAAATCAGCGGTGTCGGCACTGTTCGCTATGATGATCTGCCAGTCATTCATGTCCGCACCCCGCGCGATGTGAAGCTGTCGGCGGCCAGCCCGACCTTTGGTGACATCGGCCAAAGCCGCACGCTTAAGCTGGCGCTGTCCGGTTGTGGATCGTGGCAGGCCGCACCCGTGGCGGGCAAGCTTAATCTGGCCAACTCCGGCTCCGGCGATATCAAGGTCGCCTCGGCCTCAGAGGCGGACATCGCGGGTTCCGGGTCCGGCCAGATTAAGGTCGGTGCCATCCGCGGTCGCACCCATGCCGTCAATGCCGGGTCTGGCGATCTCGATCTGGGTGATATCGGCGGAGACCTGTCGATCAAAACCTCTGGTTCCGGTAGCTCGACCATCAACCGGGTCAATGGCGATGTCGATATCGCCGGTGCCGGTTCAGGCAGTTTTACCCTCCGGGACGGCAATGCCCCGCGCGTCACCATCAGCCTGGCCGGATCGGGCGACGTGCAGTTTGGCGGCACGGCGGGCGATGTCGAAGCCTCCATCGCAGGCTCCGGCGATGTCCGCCTTGGCCGCGTCACCGGCAGCGTCAATAAGCGTGTGATCGGCTCAGGCTCAGTCCGCGTTGGGCCATAG
- a CDS encoding DUF4169 family protein, whose product MSDVVSLSKARKAKNKAKKQKQAVENRIIFGTSTKIRKLEIKKADIESKKLEQRLLSTPDGNKKDEC is encoded by the coding sequence ATGTCAGATGTTGTAAGCCTAAGCAAAGCTCGAAAAGCGAAAAACAAGGCTAAAAAGCAAAAACAGGCGGTTGAAAACCGTATAATATTTGGAACTTCAACCAAAATTAGAAAGCTTGAAATAAAAAAGGCAGATATAGAGTCGAAAAAACTGGAACAGAGATTGCTAAGCACACCGGATGGTAATAAAAAGGACGAGTGTTAA
- a CDS encoding SspB family protein, translating to MSDDQISMDHMDYANLTQTALRGVIRSALTRATTPEGLPGEHHFYVTFLTRFEGVQVPADLLAKYPHDITIVLQHQFRDLKVLENLFTVTLSFGGAPKVLVVPYTAITRFYDPSVQFILEFDVVEGDEDEDDLSQDLSITPMANIDKPDPLPEDAGPKVVSLDQFRKK from the coding sequence ATGAGCGACGATCAGATCAGCATGGACCACATGGACTATGCAAACCTGACCCAGACGGCCCTGAGAGGCGTAATCCGCTCAGCGCTGACCCGCGCGACCACGCCCGAAGGCCTGCCCGGCGAACATCATTTCTATGTCACCTTCCTGACCCGTTTTGAGGGCGTTCAGGTGCCTGCCGATCTGCTGGCTAAGTATCCCCATGATATCACCATCGTGCTGCAACATCAGTTCCGCGACCTTAAGGTGCTGGAAAACCTGTTTACGGTGACCTTGAGCTTTGGCGGCGCGCCCAAGGTTTTGGTGGTGCCCTATACCGCGATCACGCGTTTTTATGACCCCAGCGTGCAGTTCATTCTCGAATTCGACGTCGTTGAAGGCGATGAAGACGAGGACGATCTAAGCCAAGATCTCAGCATCACGCCGATGGCCAACATCGATAAACCCGATCCCCTGCCCGAAGACGCTGGCCCGAAGGTCGTTTCCCTCGATCAGTTCCGGAAAAAATAG
- a CDS encoding YccF domain-containing protein, whose amino-acid sequence MRLLLNLLWFIFGGFICGCLWLLGGFFLAITIVGLPWAFSAWRIAGFAFWPFGKEIVDRDDHTGRTDIGTGAVGLFLNIIWFVFAGWYIALAHLITAIGEAITIIGLPFAFKDLQLAQLALAPVGKMVVEKR is encoded by the coding sequence ATGAGATTACTACTTAACCTGCTCTGGTTCATCTTCGGCGGTTTCATCTGCGGCTGTTTGTGGCTGCTGGGCGGGTTCTTTCTGGCCATAACCATTGTCGGCCTGCCGTGGGCCTTTTCGGCCTGGCGCATTGCAGGCTTTGCCTTCTGGCCGTTCGGTAAGGAAATTGTTGACCGCGATGACCACACCGGCCGCACCGATATCGGCACCGGTGCCGTCGGGTTGTTTCTCAATATTATATGGTTCGTCTTTGCGGGCTGGTATATTGCGCTGGCTCACCTGATCACTGCGATTGGTGAGGCCATTACCATAATCGGCCTGCCGTTTGCGTTTAAGGATCTGCAACTGGCACAGCTTGCCCTGGCACCGGTCGGTAAAATGGTGGTTGAAAAACGCTGA
- a CDS encoding alpha/beta hydrolase, with amino-acid sequence MPIDRRHILSAGLLAALPLTVNSQTPAAFQDSTEVMPLWPKDPAGDLNPARQEVSPPSGNTKRFVTGVSQPRLTIYRPQKPNGAAMLVIPGGGYRFVSIDNEGHEIARWLAAHGVAAFILTYRLPAEGWATPHLTPLADAQRALRLIRHHHASYGIDPDRTGVIGFSAGGHLCASLATLFDHKAYDAVDTADSLSARPTLFAPIYPVISMAAGISHGGSRINLLGAAPTEDMVNQFSTDKQVSPATPPAFIAHSEDDGTVPVANALLLREALKTHGIKVETHLFAEGGHGYGLNSTKAKWGDLFLSFARSRGLFA; translated from the coding sequence ATGCCGATTGATCGCCGCCATATCTTAAGTGCAGGCCTTTTGGCGGCCCTGCCGCTGACCGTAAATTCTCAGACGCCCGCCGCGTTTCAGGACAGCACCGAAGTTATGCCCTTGTGGCCCAAGGATCCAGCAGGTGACCTCAATCCGGCCCGTCAGGAAGTCTCACCCCCGTCCGGCAACACCAAACGCTTTGTCACCGGAGTGTCTCAGCCGCGCCTGACCATCTATCGCCCGCAAAAGCCTAATGGCGCCGCCATGCTGGTCATTCCCGGCGGCGGCTACCGCTTTGTGTCAATTGATAACGAAGGCCATGAGATCGCCCGCTGGCTGGCGGCCCATGGGGTGGCGGCCTTTATCCTGACCTACCGCCTGCCCGCCGAAGGCTGGGCGACACCTCATCTGACACCGCTGGCCGATGCCCAACGGGCACTAAGGCTCATCCGCCATCACCATGCCAGCTACGGCATTGATCCGGACCGGACGGGGGTGATCGGCTTTAGCGCGGGGGGCCATCTGTGTGCGTCACTGGCGACCCTGTTTGACCATAAGGCTTATGACGCCGTCGATACTGCCGATAGTTTAAGCGCACGCCCCACCCTGTTTGCGCCCATCTACCCGGTGATTTCGATGGCAGCCGGTATCTCGCACGGCGGATCGCGCATCAACCTGTTGGGCGCGGCCCCGACTGAAGACATGGTAAATCAGTTTTCGACCGACAAACAGGTAAGCCCCGCCACCCCGCCCGCTTTCATCGCCCATAGCGAAGATGACGGCACAGTGCCGGTCGCCAATGCGCTTTTGCTACGGGAAGCGCTCAAAACCCACGGCATTAAGGTCGAAACCCATCTGTTTGCCGAAGGTGGCCACGGCTATGGCCTGAACTCCACCAAGGCCAAGTGGGGCGATCTGTTCTTAAGTTTTGCGCGTAGCAGAGGACTTTTTGCTTAA
- a CDS encoding serine hydrolase domain-containing protein codes for MPSGFLPRLSKTPGLCGALAGLVFGLMGLQATAAPPSETAPPPAEASAPPITPPAQAKPAPKVAPRPKPATTPAPDLPVASAVPASAADIEAFTDSVIPALMKRDHVLGTTVAIVQGGKPLLIKGYGYDRLSPARATNGYTSLFRIGSITKTFTWIVARQEIEAGRIKLDGPIADYLPPDIYREDRRYKPLRMRDLMAHTTGYEDTSLGHLFQLDPTHLQGTDSYLRRHTPMRVRDRGQFSSYSNFGAALAAMTVVQTSKARDVPGLMEARIFKPLGLNHTTLREPYDPQTSLSELPTPMSRDLAAKLSSGFLWDGATWQTEPFDHSIAMSGALGASSTAADMSRYMALLLGNGQLDGVQIFGPSSANAFRSPLLKLPKGYNGWASGFVMREHPSGVMTYGHGGATLWFNANMILVPELDIGIYVAANTQTGEALTEAYPDLLLAHLKGESPNPAPLRPGSDMSYGSHRAYYDAIAGQYASTRRAYSGLEGAITRLINTVDVDFDTNGRMILSSGDGMAAYVPAGTSGFFLPEDRGNSGTGLNSGSLRVAFKPEGGKAVAFETSSNMTRYERIGWVHNPQTLGGFTKLVLVSCLVVLVGLTRQHHQNNPTEAQTRAAWLSYTIAFMWLLAIWAFSDWRAGLGSDPSSLFINWPSGMVRMASGLAFLAALGTALQFALMFWVWQDAQYYTDGWSLTQKIGHTALMAFWALYSLVLVMWGALTWWS; via the coding sequence ATGCCCTCTGGTTTTTTGCCCCGCCTTTCAAAAACCCCCGGCCTGTGCGGTGCGCTGGCAGGTCTGGTTTTCGGCCTGATGGGTCTACAGGCAACCGCGGCACCGCCGTCTGAAACCGCGCCGCCCCCTGCGGAAGCCTCGGCACCGCCAATTACTCCACCCGCTCAGGCTAAGCCTGCGCCGAAAGTGGCACCACGCCCCAAACCGGCCACAACGCCTGCACCAGACCTTCCCGTTGCCAGCGCAGTGCCCGCCAGTGCCGCCGATATCGAAGCCTTCACCGACAGCGTTATTCCCGCCCTGATGAAACGCGATCATGTGCTCGGCACGACCGTGGCCATTGTTCAGGGCGGCAAACCCCTGCTGATCAAGGGCTACGGCTATGACCGCCTGTCCCCGGCCCGCGCGACCAACGGCTATACCAGCCTGTTTCGCATAGGCTCGATCACCAAGACCTTCACCTGGATCGTGGCCCGACAGGAGATTGAGGCCGGGCGCATAAAGCTTGACGGCCCCATCGCCGATTACCTGCCGCCGGATATCTACCGTGAGGATCGCCGCTACAAGCCGCTGCGTATGCGCGACCTGATGGCCCACACCACTGGCTATGAGGACACCAGCCTTGGACACCTGTTCCAGCTTGACCCAACCCATCTTCAGGGCACCGATTCCTATCTGCGCCGTCATACGCCGATGCGGGTGCGCGATCGCGGCCAGTTCTCCAGCTATTCCAATTTCGGGGCGGCGTTGGCGGCCATGACGGTCGTGCAGACCTCAAAAGCGCGCGATGTCCCCGGCCTGATGGAAGCCCGCATCTTCAAGCCGCTCGGCCTTAATCACACGACCCTGCGTGAGCCCTACGATCCGCAGACCTCCTTAAGCGAACTGCCCACGCCGATGAGCCGCGATCTGGCGGCGAAGTTATCAAGCGGCTTTTTGTGGGACGGCGCCACCTGGCAGACTGAGCCCTTTGACCACAGCATCGCCATGTCCGGGGCGCTCGGGGCCTCATCAACCGCCGCCGATATGTCGCGCTACATGGCGCTGCTGCTCGGCAATGGCCAACTGGACGGCGTGCAGATATTTGGCCCGTCATCGGCCAATGCCTTCCGCAGTCCGCTGCTGAAACTGCCCAAGGGCTATAATGGCTGGGCGTCAGGCTTTGTGATGCGTGAGCATCCCTCCGGCGTTATGACCTATGGCCACGGTGGGGCTACCCTGTGGTTCAATGCCAATATGATTCTGGTGCCGGAACTGGATATCGGCATCTATGTCGCCGCCAACACCCAGACCGGTGAGGCCCTGACCGAAGCCTATCCCGACCTGCTGCTGGCGCACCTTAAGGGCGAAAGCCCGAACCCGGCGCCGCTTCGTCCTGGCAGCGACATGAGCTACGGCAGTCACCGCGCCTATTACGATGCCATTGCCGGTCAGTATGCCTCGACCCGCCGCGCCTACAGCGGCCTAGAAGGCGCTATCACCCGCCTGATCAATACGGTCGATGTGGATTTTGACACCAACGGCCGCATGATCCTGTCGTCCGGCGACGGCATGGCCGCCTATGTGCCGGCAGGCACCTCCGGCTTTTTCCTGCCCGAAGACCGCGGCAATTCCGGCACCGGCCTGAATTCCGGCAGCCTGCGGGTGGCGTTTAAGCCCGAAGGCGGTAAGGCGGTAGCCTTTGAGACCTCATCAAATATGACGCGCTATGAGCGCATCGGCTGGGTGCATAACCCGCAGACCCTGGGCGGCTTTACTAAGCTGGTGCTGGTCAGTTGCCTGGTCGTGCTGGTCGGTTTGACGCGCCAGCACCATCAGAACAATCCGACCGAAGCCCAGACGCGGGCGGCGTGGCTGTCCTATACCATTGCGTTTATGTGGCTGCTGGCCATCTGGGCGTTCAGCGACTGGCGGGCGGGGCTGGGGTCTGATCCGTCCAGTCTGTTTATCAACTGGCCGAGCGGCATGGTGCGCATGGCGTCAGGTCTGGCGTTTCTGGCCGCGCTTGGCACGGCACTACAGTTCGCCCTGATGTTCTGGGTGTGGCAGGACGCGCAATACTATACCGATGGCTGGAGCCTGACGCAGAAAATCGGCCACACAGCTCTGATGGCGTTCTGGGCGCTTTACAGCCTTGTCCTCGTCATGTGGGGCGCTCTGACCTGGTGGAGCTAA
- a CDS encoding RusA family crossover junction endodeoxyribonuclease — MNADGWIASGKVRARETEEGIEILIDGLTTQGRYYKPLVYEFFRKEWRGARPAYGDYGVEIRMEHIGDPPWMDLDNLAKALLDAIKGFVFHDDSQVARLLVERHEGEREQIHIKVYALKR, encoded by the coding sequence ATGAACGCAGATGGCTGGATCGCTTCGGGAAAAGTGCGGGCGCGGGAGACTGAGGAAGGGATTGAAATCCTGATCGACGGTCTCACCACGCAGGGGCGCTATTATAAGCCGCTGGTCTATGAGTTTTTCCGCAAAGAATGGAGAGGGGCGCGTCCGGCTTATGGCGATTACGGCGTCGAGATCCGCATGGAGCACATCGGCGATCCGCCGTGGATGGACCTCGATAATCTCGCCAAGGCTTTGCTGGATGCCATCAAAGGCTTTGTGTTTCACGACGACAGTCAGGTGGCCCGGCTTTTGGTCGAACGCCATGAGGGCGAGCGCGAACAGATTCATATCAAGGTTTATGCGTTGAAAAGATAA
- a CDS encoding globin-coupled sensor protein, with protein MTHAATQTTRQRLAFARIEPADIATLKKIWVFIEPQLDRILDGFYRHVRTDEGLGKMIGDREPALKAAQKRHWQGLFNSGFSDAYFESSYRIGNTHFRIGLEPRWYIAAYQYVTDALVELIVGHYRFNTKQSAAALVAVNKAVFIDLDIAISTYQDAIIGELNRKNTVIETAIGEFEVRLDEILKNVNRSTDDLGTTSQVLSSVVTIAQSSSESVASIAQRSSMDVSSVASASEQMSKAIQEIASQVHGASHGIRTVAQMAEASSQEVGHLSTSVLKIGEILQLIQGIASQTNLLALNATIEAARAGDAGKGFAVVATEVKQLADQTARATTDIAKQIQDIQQSTGKAVESIGRIVDSIGDVEATATAIAAAMEEQSTATNEITASIHSVSDGASELSGNVESLNSAVGDTGEATVKVDQATRLLNEQSESLSHYVDGFFKTLRAG; from the coding sequence ATGACACACGCTGCTACCCAAACCACCCGCCAGCGTCTGGCGTTTGCGCGTATCGAGCCCGCTGATATCGCCACGCTCAAGAAAATATGGGTGTTTATTGAGCCGCAGCTTGACCGGATTTTGGACGGCTTTTACCGTCATGTCCGTACCGACGAAGGGCTGGGCAAGATGATCGGTGACCGCGAGCCGGCGCTTAAGGCCGCGCAAAAGCGCCACTGGCAGGGCCTGTTCAATTCCGGATTTTCCGACGCCTATTTTGAAAGCTCTTACCGCATCGGTAATACCCACTTCCGCATCGGGCTTGAGCCGCGCTGGTACATTGCCGCCTATCAGTATGTTACGGATGCCCTGGTTGAACTGATCGTCGGTCATTACCGCTTCAATACTAAGCAATCCGCCGCAGCACTCGTGGCCGTCAATAAGGCGGTGTTCATTGATCTCGATATCGCCATTTCGACCTATCAGGACGCTATCATAGGTGAGCTGAACCGTAAAAACACGGTCATTGAAACCGCGATTGGTGAGTTTGAAGTCCGGCTGGATGAGATACTCAAAAACGTCAACCGCAGCACCGATGACCTCGGCACCACCTCTCAGGTGCTGAGTTCCGTCGTGACTATCGCCCAAAGCAGTTCCGAAAGTGTGGCCAGCATCGCCCAGCGCTCCAGCATGGATGTATCGTCCGTGGCTTCGGCGTCCGAACAGATGAGTAAGGCCATTCAGGAAATTGCCTCTCAGGTCCACGGCGCGTCCCATGGCATCCGCACGGTCGCCCAGATGGCCGAGGCCTCATCCCAGGAAGTGGGCCACCTTTCGACCTCGGTGCTTAAGATCGGGGAAATCCTGCAACTAATCCAGGGCATTGCCTCTCAGACCAATCTTCTGGCGCTCAATGCCACTATTGAAGCCGCCCGCGCCGGTGACGCCGGCAAAGGCTTTGCGGTTGTGGCGACCGAAGTCAAGCAACTGGCCGATCAGACCGCGCGGGCCACAACCGATATCGCCAAGCAGATTCAGGACATTCAGCAATCGACCGGCAAGGCGGTTGAGTCCATTGGCCGGATCGTGGACTCCATCGGTGATGTCGAAGCCACCGCCACGGCTATTGCCGCCGCGATGGAAGAACAGTCGACGGCGACCAACGAAATCACCGCCAGCATCCATAGCGTGTCTGATGGTGCGTCTGAACTGTCCGGCAATGTGGAATCGCTCAATTCCGCCGTGGGCGACACCGGCGAGGCCACGGTTAAGGTCGATCAGGCGACCCGTCTGCTGAATGAGCAGTCCGAAAGCCTCAGTCACTATGTTGACGGCTTCTTCAAGACGCTGCGGGCGGGCTAA